A window from Citrus sinensis cultivar Valencia sweet orange chromosome 5, DVS_A1.0, whole genome shotgun sequence encodes these proteins:
- the LOC102626676 gene encoding uncharacterized protein LOC102626676 isoform X2 — MGIEGAEIQVPNSLMDKIYGVFSDGIHFATPVSSSRTNEVDLVRGVLQMLQGLSSSLFYWDESVRSFCVKTGIYVTHLSQKSVHVILNQFIYAATCLKLVEIYVSRVETTGRISSPTLRAFSSAVSAWLKMFRGIALKEEMKITESNVGNTPTLLGLASSLSSLCSGGEYLLQIVDGAIPQVCFQFNMPVPAAQVAVHILDYLYKKLDEVCLVQGGEVEEYQMLLHIFVGSLLPYIEGLDSWLFEGMLDDPYEEMFFYANRAISVDKAEFWEKSYVLRQLQCWKLDAESSSLTSESSHVRETNEKRQNGLRESISLSSSVKGLQACPLFIKDIAKSIISAGKSLQLIRHVSSKSNDNGIECLGNFNYGSDWSTVHHGQSIAGLTLSEIFCISLAGLIGHGDHIFRYFWQDDSCESEFIPSLPSYMNDQTTMNGNTETLAVLIHSEKMWFKFLLDTLLQKGVIDQKSANKIASNVPNMKEENMGKDIENNLSTQKTFCPENPVISVCDVSLNINKSSNIWNALNLSRNYYLPPLNDEVLRKAVLGAESGNISEVKGTNYAFGFLFGESEHLRSQCDTKLLEVLFPFPTILPSFRDELHISELLPFQKNSTLPSRVLSWIQSVEPRTTPLPVVIMQECLTVYIKKQVDHIGKLILSNLMNDWRLMDELAVLRAIYLLGSGDLLQHFLTVIFNKLDKGENWDDDFELNTLLQESIRNSADGKLLSAPDSLEVLITESHGSNSDEQPSMANLASTPRKSHPHSFGIDGLDLLKFTYKVSWPLELIANMEAIKKYNQVMGFLLKVKRAKFALDKARRWMWKGRSLATNSHSHKRHWLVEQKLLHFVDAFHQYVMDRVYHSAWRELCEGMAAAGSLDEVIEVHEAYLLSIQRQCFVAPDKLWALIASRINSILGLALEFYSIQQTLSSSGAVSAIKARCEMEVDRIEKQFDDCIVFLLRVAFCPSCPFLQAKCGALSSSG; from the exons ATGGGGATAG AAGGGGCAGAAATTCAAGTTCCTAACAGTTTAATGGATAAGATTTACGGCGTGTTCTCTGACGGCATACATTTTGCGACACCAGTATCGTCCTCGAGAACAAATGAAGTTGACTTG gtACGAGGTGTCTTACAAATGTTGCAAGGTCTTTCTAGTTCGTTGTTTTATTGGGATGAGAGTGTTCGGAGTTTTTGTGTCAAGACTGGGATTTATGTGACTCATCTTTCCCAGAAAAGTGTACATGTTATTTtgaatcaatttatatatgcGGCAACATGTTTGAAACTAGTAGAAATTTATGTCTCTAGAGTGGAGACTACAGGCAGAATAAGTTCTCCTACTCTTCGGGCATTTTCATCCGCCGTTTCTGCATGGCTTAAG ATGTTCAGGGGCATTGCTTTAAAGGAAGAAATGAAGATAACTGAATCAAATGTTGGAAACACACCAACCCTATTGGGATTAGCAAGTTCTTTATCAAG TCTTTGCTCAGGTGGTGAATATCTTTTGCAAATAGTGGACGGAGCAATTCCCCAAGTATGTTTTCAGTTTAATATGCCTGTTCCAGCTGCTCAAGTGGCTGTTCATATCCTTGACTATCTTTACAAGAAGCTGGATGAAGTGTGTCTTGTTCAAGGTGGTGAG GTGGAAGAATATCAGATGCTACTTCATATATTTGTTGGAAGCTTATTGCCATATATTGAGGGTCTTGATTCTTGGCTTTTTGAAGGAATGCTTGATGATCCTTATGAGGAG ATGTTCTTTTATGCCAACAGAGCTATATCAGTTGACAAGGCAGAGTTCTGGGAGAAGAGCTATGTATTGAGACAATTACAGTGTTGGAAATTAGATGCTGAGTCCTCCAGCCTAACTTCTGAAAGTAGTCATGTACGtgaaacaaatgaaaagaGGCAAAATGGTTTGAGGGAATCCATTTCCCTGTCTAGTTCTGTGAAAGGACTTCAAGCTTGTCCTTTATTTATCAAGGACATTGCTAAGTCCATTATTTCTGCCGGAAAATCATTGCAATTGATTAGGCATGTATCTAGCAAAAGTAATGACAATGGCATTGAATGTCTGGGAAATTTCAATTATGGTAGTGATTGGAGCACAGTTCATCATGGACAGAGCATAGCTGGGTTGACTCTGTCTGAAATTTTCTGCATTTCATTAGCAGGTCTCATAGGCCATGGTGATCACATCTTTAGATACTTTTGGCAGGATGACTCATGTGAATCTGAGTTTATCCCTTCTCTACCGTCCTACATGAATGATCAGACGACGATGAATGGGAATACTGAAACTTTGGCAGTCTTAATACACTCAGAAAAGATGTGGTTTAAGTTCTTGCTCGATACATTGCTACAGAAAGGAGTGATTGATCAAAAATCTGCTAATAAGATTGCAAGCAATGTTCCAAACATGAAAGAAGAGAATATGGGTAAAGATATTGAGAACAATTTGTCCACCCAAAAAACATTTTGTCCAGAAAATCCAGTTATTTCTGTATGTGATGTGTCACTTAATATTAATAAGAGTAGTAATATCTGGAACGCACTGAACTTGTCTAGAAACTATTATCTTCCCCCGTTAAATGATGAGGTGCTGCGGAAGGCTGTTTTGGGTGCAGAGAGTGGGAACATTTCTGAAGTTAAAGGAACAAATTATGCTTTTGGTTTCCTGTTTGGTGAATCTGAACATCTTCGTTCCCAGTGTGATACAAAGTTGTTAGAAGTCCTGTTCCCCTTTCCCACTATTCTTCCATCTTTTCGG GATGAACTTCATATCTCCGAGCTCTTACCTTTCCAGAAGAATAGCACCCTTCCATCTAGAGTACTAAGCTGGATTCAAAGTGTTGAACCTAGAACTACTCCACTTCCTGTGGTTATTATGCAGGAATGCCTCACTGTCTACATTAAGAAGCAG GTGGATCATATTGGCAAGCTTATACTgtcaaatttaatgaatgacTGGAGATTGATGGATGAACTTGCAGTGTTGCGTGCCATATACTTATTAGGATCAG GTGATCTGCTGCAGCACTTTCTGACTGTGATTTTCAATAAGCTGGACAAAGGGGAAAACTGGGATGATGATTTTGAGTTGAACACTCTATTACAG GAATCCATTAGAAATTCTGCTGATGGCAAATTACTAAGCGCCCCAGATTCATTGGAGGTCTTGATCACCGAAAGTCATGGTTCTAACAGTGATGAGCAACCTAGTATGGCTAACCTTGCATCAACTCCTCGTAAAAGTCATCCACATAGCTTTGGAATAGATGGTCTGGATTTACTGAAATTCACATACAAG GTCTCTTGGCCACTTGAACTTATTGCTAATATGGAAGCAATTAAAAAGTATAACCAG GTGATGGGCTTCTTGTTGAAAGTCAAGCGTGCCAAATTTGCACTTGATAAAGCTCGGAGGTGGATGTGGAAG GGTAGAAGCCTTGCAACAAACAGTCACAGTCACAAGCGCCATTGGTTAGTGGAACAGAAACTACTTCATTTTGTGGATGCCTTTCACCAATACGTAATGGACAGA GTATATCACAGTGCATGGCGTGAACTCTGTGAAGGTATGGCGGCTGCTGGATCTCTGGATGAAGTTATAGAAGTACACGAGGCTTACTTATTATCAATCCAGCGGCAATGCTTTGTGGCACCAGACAAACTG TGGGCTTTGATTGCCAGCCGTATCAACAGCATCCTTGGATTAGCTTTGGAGTTCTATTCCATTCAGCAGACTTTAAGTAGCAGTGGAGCAGTTTCTGCAATCAAGGCCAGATGTGAAATGGAAGTAGATAGAATTGAGAAACAATTTGATGATTGCATTGTTTTCCTCCTCAGAGTAGCCTTCTGCCCATCCT GTCCTTTCCTTCAAGCTAAATGTGGGGCACTTTCCTCATCTGGCTGA
- the LOC102626676 gene encoding uncharacterized protein LOC102626676 isoform X3, giving the protein MFRGIALKEEMKITESNVGNTPTLLGLASSLSSLCSGGEYLLQIVDGAIPQVCFQFNMPVPAAQVAVHILDYLYKKLDEVCLVQGGEVEEYQMLLHIFVGSLLPYIEGLDSWLFEGMLDDPYEEMFFYANRAISVDKAEFWEKSYVLRQLQCWKLDAESSSLTSESSHVRETNEKRQNGLRESISLSSSVKGLQACPLFIKDIAKSIISAGKSLQLIRHVSSKSNDNGIECLGNFNYGSDWSTVHHGQSIAGLTLSEIFCISLAGLIGHGDHIFRYFWQDDSCESEFIPSLPSYMNDQTTMNGNTETLAVLIHSEKMWFKFLLDTLLQKGVIDQKSANKIASNVPNMKEENMGKDIENNLSTQKTFCPENPVISVCDVSLNINKSSNIWNALNLSRNYYLPPLNDEVLRKAVLGAESGNISEVKGTNYAFGFLFGESEHLRSQCDTKLLEVLFPFPTILPSFRDELHISELLPFQKNSTLPSRVLSWIQSVEPRTTPLPVVIMQECLTVYIKKQVDHIGKLILSNLMNDWRLMDELAVLRAIYLLGSGDLLQHFLTVIFNKLDKGENWDDDFELNTLLQESIRNSADGKLLSAPDSLEVLITESHGSNSDEQPSMANLASTPRKSHPHSFGIDGLDLLKFTYKVSWPLELIANMEAIKKYNQVMGFLLKVKRAKFALDKARRWMWKGRSLATNSHSHKRHWLVEQKLLHFVDAFHQYVMDRVYHSAWRELCEGMAAAGSLDEVIEVHEAYLLSIQRQCFVAPDKLWALIASRINSILGLALEFYSIQQTLSSSGAVSAIKARCEMEVDRIEKQFDDCIVFLLRVLSFKLNVGHFPHLADLVTRINYNYFYMSDSGNLMTAPGSEAGLGRTFASRTD; this is encoded by the exons ATGTTCAGGGGCATTGCTTTAAAGGAAGAAATGAAGATAACTGAATCAAATGTTGGAAACACACCAACCCTATTGGGATTAGCAAGTTCTTTATCAAG TCTTTGCTCAGGTGGTGAATATCTTTTGCAAATAGTGGACGGAGCAATTCCCCAAGTATGTTTTCAGTTTAATATGCCTGTTCCAGCTGCTCAAGTGGCTGTTCATATCCTTGACTATCTTTACAAGAAGCTGGATGAAGTGTGTCTTGTTCAAGGTGGTGAG GTGGAAGAATATCAGATGCTACTTCATATATTTGTTGGAAGCTTATTGCCATATATTGAGGGTCTTGATTCTTGGCTTTTTGAAGGAATGCTTGATGATCCTTATGAGGAG ATGTTCTTTTATGCCAACAGAGCTATATCAGTTGACAAGGCAGAGTTCTGGGAGAAGAGCTATGTATTGAGACAATTACAGTGTTGGAAATTAGATGCTGAGTCCTCCAGCCTAACTTCTGAAAGTAGTCATGTACGtgaaacaaatgaaaagaGGCAAAATGGTTTGAGGGAATCCATTTCCCTGTCTAGTTCTGTGAAAGGACTTCAAGCTTGTCCTTTATTTATCAAGGACATTGCTAAGTCCATTATTTCTGCCGGAAAATCATTGCAATTGATTAGGCATGTATCTAGCAAAAGTAATGACAATGGCATTGAATGTCTGGGAAATTTCAATTATGGTAGTGATTGGAGCACAGTTCATCATGGACAGAGCATAGCTGGGTTGACTCTGTCTGAAATTTTCTGCATTTCATTAGCAGGTCTCATAGGCCATGGTGATCACATCTTTAGATACTTTTGGCAGGATGACTCATGTGAATCTGAGTTTATCCCTTCTCTACCGTCCTACATGAATGATCAGACGACGATGAATGGGAATACTGAAACTTTGGCAGTCTTAATACACTCAGAAAAGATGTGGTTTAAGTTCTTGCTCGATACATTGCTACAGAAAGGAGTGATTGATCAAAAATCTGCTAATAAGATTGCAAGCAATGTTCCAAACATGAAAGAAGAGAATATGGGTAAAGATATTGAGAACAATTTGTCCACCCAAAAAACATTTTGTCCAGAAAATCCAGTTATTTCTGTATGTGATGTGTCACTTAATATTAATAAGAGTAGTAATATCTGGAACGCACTGAACTTGTCTAGAAACTATTATCTTCCCCCGTTAAATGATGAGGTGCTGCGGAAGGCTGTTTTGGGTGCAGAGAGTGGGAACATTTCTGAAGTTAAAGGAACAAATTATGCTTTTGGTTTCCTGTTTGGTGAATCTGAACATCTTCGTTCCCAGTGTGATACAAAGTTGTTAGAAGTCCTGTTCCCCTTTCCCACTATTCTTCCATCTTTTCGG GATGAACTTCATATCTCCGAGCTCTTACCTTTCCAGAAGAATAGCACCCTTCCATCTAGAGTACTAAGCTGGATTCAAAGTGTTGAACCTAGAACTACTCCACTTCCTGTGGTTATTATGCAGGAATGCCTCACTGTCTACATTAAGAAGCAG GTGGATCATATTGGCAAGCTTATACTgtcaaatttaatgaatgacTGGAGATTGATGGATGAACTTGCAGTGTTGCGTGCCATATACTTATTAGGATCAG GTGATCTGCTGCAGCACTTTCTGACTGTGATTTTCAATAAGCTGGACAAAGGGGAAAACTGGGATGATGATTTTGAGTTGAACACTCTATTACAG GAATCCATTAGAAATTCTGCTGATGGCAAATTACTAAGCGCCCCAGATTCATTGGAGGTCTTGATCACCGAAAGTCATGGTTCTAACAGTGATGAGCAACCTAGTATGGCTAACCTTGCATCAACTCCTCGTAAAAGTCATCCACATAGCTTTGGAATAGATGGTCTGGATTTACTGAAATTCACATACAAG GTCTCTTGGCCACTTGAACTTATTGCTAATATGGAAGCAATTAAAAAGTATAACCAG GTGATGGGCTTCTTGTTGAAAGTCAAGCGTGCCAAATTTGCACTTGATAAAGCTCGGAGGTGGATGTGGAAG GGTAGAAGCCTTGCAACAAACAGTCACAGTCACAAGCGCCATTGGTTAGTGGAACAGAAACTACTTCATTTTGTGGATGCCTTTCACCAATACGTAATGGACAGA GTATATCACAGTGCATGGCGTGAACTCTGTGAAGGTATGGCGGCTGCTGGATCTCTGGATGAAGTTATAGAAGTACACGAGGCTTACTTATTATCAATCCAGCGGCAATGCTTTGTGGCACCAGACAAACTG TGGGCTTTGATTGCCAGCCGTATCAACAGCATCCTTGGATTAGCTTTGGAGTTCTATTCCATTCAGCAGACTTTAAGTAGCAGTGGAGCAGTTTCTGCAATCAAGGCCAGATGTGAAATGGAAGTAGATAGAATTGAGAAACAATTTGATGATTGCATTGTTTTCCTCCTCAGA GTCCTTTCCTTCAAGCTAAATGTGGGGCACTTTCCTCATCTGGCTGATTTGGTTACAAGGATTAATTACAACTACTTCTACATGTCTGATAGTGGAAACCTAATGACTGCCCCTGGCTCTGAAGCAGGACTCGGCAGGACCTTTGCTAGTAGAACAGATTGA
- the LOC102626676 gene encoding uncharacterized protein LOC102626676 isoform X4: MPVPAAQVAVHILDYLYKKLDEVCLVQGGEVEEYQMLLHIFVGSLLPYIEGLDSWLFEGMLDDPYEEMFFYANRAISVDKAEFWEKSYVLRQLQCWKLDAESSSLTSESSHVRETNEKRQNGLRESISLSSSVKGLQACPLFIKDIAKSIISAGKSLQLIRHVSSKSNDNGIECLGNFNYGSDWSTVHHGQSIAGLTLSEIFCISLAGLIGHGDHIFRYFWQDDSCESEFIPSLPSYMNDQTTMNGNTETLAVLIHSEKMWFKFLLDTLLQKGVIDQKSANKIASNVPNMKEENMGKDIENNLSTQKTFCPENPVISVCDVSLNINKSSNIWNALNLSRNYYLPPLNDEVLRKAVLGAESGNISEVKGTNYAFGFLFGESEHLRSQCDTKLLEVLFPFPTILPSFRDELHISELLPFQKNSTLPSRVLSWIQSVEPRTTPLPVVIMQECLTVYIKKQVDHIGKLILSNLMNDWRLMDELAVLRAIYLLGSGDLLQHFLTVIFNKLDKGENWDDDFELNTLLQESIRNSADGKLLSAPDSLEVLITESHGSNSDEQPSMANLASTPRKSHPHSFGIDGLDLLKFTYKVSWPLELIANMEAIKKYNQVMGFLLKVKRAKFALDKARRWMWKGRSLATNSHSHKRHWLVEQKLLHFVDAFHQYVMDRVYHSAWRELCEGMAAAGSLDEVIEVHEAYLLSIQRQCFVAPDKLWALIASRINSILGLALEFYSIQQTLSSSGAVSAIKARCEMEVDRIEKQFDDCIVFLLRVLSFKLNVGHFPHLADLVTRINYNYFYMSDSGNLMTAPGSEAGLGRTFASRTD, encoded by the exons ATGCCTGTTCCAGCTGCTCAAGTGGCTGTTCATATCCTTGACTATCTTTACAAGAAGCTGGATGAAGTGTGTCTTGTTCAAGGTGGTGAG GTGGAAGAATATCAGATGCTACTTCATATATTTGTTGGAAGCTTATTGCCATATATTGAGGGTCTTGATTCTTGGCTTTTTGAAGGAATGCTTGATGATCCTTATGAGGAG ATGTTCTTTTATGCCAACAGAGCTATATCAGTTGACAAGGCAGAGTTCTGGGAGAAGAGCTATGTATTGAGACAATTACAGTGTTGGAAATTAGATGCTGAGTCCTCCAGCCTAACTTCTGAAAGTAGTCATGTACGtgaaacaaatgaaaagaGGCAAAATGGTTTGAGGGAATCCATTTCCCTGTCTAGTTCTGTGAAAGGACTTCAAGCTTGTCCTTTATTTATCAAGGACATTGCTAAGTCCATTATTTCTGCCGGAAAATCATTGCAATTGATTAGGCATGTATCTAGCAAAAGTAATGACAATGGCATTGAATGTCTGGGAAATTTCAATTATGGTAGTGATTGGAGCACAGTTCATCATGGACAGAGCATAGCTGGGTTGACTCTGTCTGAAATTTTCTGCATTTCATTAGCAGGTCTCATAGGCCATGGTGATCACATCTTTAGATACTTTTGGCAGGATGACTCATGTGAATCTGAGTTTATCCCTTCTCTACCGTCCTACATGAATGATCAGACGACGATGAATGGGAATACTGAAACTTTGGCAGTCTTAATACACTCAGAAAAGATGTGGTTTAAGTTCTTGCTCGATACATTGCTACAGAAAGGAGTGATTGATCAAAAATCTGCTAATAAGATTGCAAGCAATGTTCCAAACATGAAAGAAGAGAATATGGGTAAAGATATTGAGAACAATTTGTCCACCCAAAAAACATTTTGTCCAGAAAATCCAGTTATTTCTGTATGTGATGTGTCACTTAATATTAATAAGAGTAGTAATATCTGGAACGCACTGAACTTGTCTAGAAACTATTATCTTCCCCCGTTAAATGATGAGGTGCTGCGGAAGGCTGTTTTGGGTGCAGAGAGTGGGAACATTTCTGAAGTTAAAGGAACAAATTATGCTTTTGGTTTCCTGTTTGGTGAATCTGAACATCTTCGTTCCCAGTGTGATACAAAGTTGTTAGAAGTCCTGTTCCCCTTTCCCACTATTCTTCCATCTTTTCGG GATGAACTTCATATCTCCGAGCTCTTACCTTTCCAGAAGAATAGCACCCTTCCATCTAGAGTACTAAGCTGGATTCAAAGTGTTGAACCTAGAACTACTCCACTTCCTGTGGTTATTATGCAGGAATGCCTCACTGTCTACATTAAGAAGCAG GTGGATCATATTGGCAAGCTTATACTgtcaaatttaatgaatgacTGGAGATTGATGGATGAACTTGCAGTGTTGCGTGCCATATACTTATTAGGATCAG GTGATCTGCTGCAGCACTTTCTGACTGTGATTTTCAATAAGCTGGACAAAGGGGAAAACTGGGATGATGATTTTGAGTTGAACACTCTATTACAG GAATCCATTAGAAATTCTGCTGATGGCAAATTACTAAGCGCCCCAGATTCATTGGAGGTCTTGATCACCGAAAGTCATGGTTCTAACAGTGATGAGCAACCTAGTATGGCTAACCTTGCATCAACTCCTCGTAAAAGTCATCCACATAGCTTTGGAATAGATGGTCTGGATTTACTGAAATTCACATACAAG GTCTCTTGGCCACTTGAACTTATTGCTAATATGGAAGCAATTAAAAAGTATAACCAG GTGATGGGCTTCTTGTTGAAAGTCAAGCGTGCCAAATTTGCACTTGATAAAGCTCGGAGGTGGATGTGGAAG GGTAGAAGCCTTGCAACAAACAGTCACAGTCACAAGCGCCATTGGTTAGTGGAACAGAAACTACTTCATTTTGTGGATGCCTTTCACCAATACGTAATGGACAGA GTATATCACAGTGCATGGCGTGAACTCTGTGAAGGTATGGCGGCTGCTGGATCTCTGGATGAAGTTATAGAAGTACACGAGGCTTACTTATTATCAATCCAGCGGCAATGCTTTGTGGCACCAGACAAACTG TGGGCTTTGATTGCCAGCCGTATCAACAGCATCCTTGGATTAGCTTTGGAGTTCTATTCCATTCAGCAGACTTTAAGTAGCAGTGGAGCAGTTTCTGCAATCAAGGCCAGATGTGAAATGGAAGTAGATAGAATTGAGAAACAATTTGATGATTGCATTGTTTTCCTCCTCAGA GTCCTTTCCTTCAAGCTAAATGTGGGGCACTTTCCTCATCTGGCTGATTTGGTTACAAGGATTAATTACAACTACTTCTACATGTCTGATAGTGGAAACCTAATGACTGCCCCTGGCTCTGAAGCAGGACTCGGCAGGACCTTTGCTAGTAGAACAGATTGA
- the LOC102626676 gene encoding uncharacterized protein LOC102626676 isoform X1: MGIEGAEIQVPNSLMDKIYGVFSDGIHFATPVSSSRTNEVDLVRGVLQMLQGLSSSLFYWDESVRSFCVKTGIYVTHLSQKSVHVILNQFIYAATCLKLVEIYVSRVETTGRISSPTLRAFSSAVSAWLKMFRGIALKEEMKITESNVGNTPTLLGLASSLSSLCSGGEYLLQIVDGAIPQVCFQFNMPVPAAQVAVHILDYLYKKLDEVCLVQGGEVEEYQMLLHIFVGSLLPYIEGLDSWLFEGMLDDPYEEMFFYANRAISVDKAEFWEKSYVLRQLQCWKLDAESSSLTSESSHVRETNEKRQNGLRESISLSSSVKGLQACPLFIKDIAKSIISAGKSLQLIRHVSSKSNDNGIECLGNFNYGSDWSTVHHGQSIAGLTLSEIFCISLAGLIGHGDHIFRYFWQDDSCESEFIPSLPSYMNDQTTMNGNTETLAVLIHSEKMWFKFLLDTLLQKGVIDQKSANKIASNVPNMKEENMGKDIENNLSTQKTFCPENPVISVCDVSLNINKSSNIWNALNLSRNYYLPPLNDEVLRKAVLGAESGNISEVKGTNYAFGFLFGESEHLRSQCDTKLLEVLFPFPTILPSFRDELHISELLPFQKNSTLPSRVLSWIQSVEPRTTPLPVVIMQECLTVYIKKQVDHIGKLILSNLMNDWRLMDELAVLRAIYLLGSGDLLQHFLTVIFNKLDKGENWDDDFELNTLLQESIRNSADGKLLSAPDSLEVLITESHGSNSDEQPSMANLASTPRKSHPHSFGIDGLDLLKFTYKVSWPLELIANMEAIKKYNQVMGFLLKVKRAKFALDKARRWMWKGRSLATNSHSHKRHWLVEQKLLHFVDAFHQYVMDRVYHSAWRELCEGMAAAGSLDEVIEVHEAYLLSIQRQCFVAPDKLWALIASRINSILGLALEFYSIQQTLSSSGAVSAIKARCEMEVDRIEKQFDDCIVFLLRVLSFKLNVGHFPHLADLVTRINYNYFYMSDSGNLMTAPGSEAGLGRTFASRTD; this comes from the exons ATGGGGATAG AAGGGGCAGAAATTCAAGTTCCTAACAGTTTAATGGATAAGATTTACGGCGTGTTCTCTGACGGCATACATTTTGCGACACCAGTATCGTCCTCGAGAACAAATGAAGTTGACTTG gtACGAGGTGTCTTACAAATGTTGCAAGGTCTTTCTAGTTCGTTGTTTTATTGGGATGAGAGTGTTCGGAGTTTTTGTGTCAAGACTGGGATTTATGTGACTCATCTTTCCCAGAAAAGTGTACATGTTATTTtgaatcaatttatatatgcGGCAACATGTTTGAAACTAGTAGAAATTTATGTCTCTAGAGTGGAGACTACAGGCAGAATAAGTTCTCCTACTCTTCGGGCATTTTCATCCGCCGTTTCTGCATGGCTTAAG ATGTTCAGGGGCATTGCTTTAAAGGAAGAAATGAAGATAACTGAATCAAATGTTGGAAACACACCAACCCTATTGGGATTAGCAAGTTCTTTATCAAG TCTTTGCTCAGGTGGTGAATATCTTTTGCAAATAGTGGACGGAGCAATTCCCCAAGTATGTTTTCAGTTTAATATGCCTGTTCCAGCTGCTCAAGTGGCTGTTCATATCCTTGACTATCTTTACAAGAAGCTGGATGAAGTGTGTCTTGTTCAAGGTGGTGAG GTGGAAGAATATCAGATGCTACTTCATATATTTGTTGGAAGCTTATTGCCATATATTGAGGGTCTTGATTCTTGGCTTTTTGAAGGAATGCTTGATGATCCTTATGAGGAG ATGTTCTTTTATGCCAACAGAGCTATATCAGTTGACAAGGCAGAGTTCTGGGAGAAGAGCTATGTATTGAGACAATTACAGTGTTGGAAATTAGATGCTGAGTCCTCCAGCCTAACTTCTGAAAGTAGTCATGTACGtgaaacaaatgaaaagaGGCAAAATGGTTTGAGGGAATCCATTTCCCTGTCTAGTTCTGTGAAAGGACTTCAAGCTTGTCCTTTATTTATCAAGGACATTGCTAAGTCCATTATTTCTGCCGGAAAATCATTGCAATTGATTAGGCATGTATCTAGCAAAAGTAATGACAATGGCATTGAATGTCTGGGAAATTTCAATTATGGTAGTGATTGGAGCACAGTTCATCATGGACAGAGCATAGCTGGGTTGACTCTGTCTGAAATTTTCTGCATTTCATTAGCAGGTCTCATAGGCCATGGTGATCACATCTTTAGATACTTTTGGCAGGATGACTCATGTGAATCTGAGTTTATCCCTTCTCTACCGTCCTACATGAATGATCAGACGACGATGAATGGGAATACTGAAACTTTGGCAGTCTTAATACACTCAGAAAAGATGTGGTTTAAGTTCTTGCTCGATACATTGCTACAGAAAGGAGTGATTGATCAAAAATCTGCTAATAAGATTGCAAGCAATGTTCCAAACATGAAAGAAGAGAATATGGGTAAAGATATTGAGAACAATTTGTCCACCCAAAAAACATTTTGTCCAGAAAATCCAGTTATTTCTGTATGTGATGTGTCACTTAATATTAATAAGAGTAGTAATATCTGGAACGCACTGAACTTGTCTAGAAACTATTATCTTCCCCCGTTAAATGATGAGGTGCTGCGGAAGGCTGTTTTGGGTGCAGAGAGTGGGAACATTTCTGAAGTTAAAGGAACAAATTATGCTTTTGGTTTCCTGTTTGGTGAATCTGAACATCTTCGTTCCCAGTGTGATACAAAGTTGTTAGAAGTCCTGTTCCCCTTTCCCACTATTCTTCCATCTTTTCGG GATGAACTTCATATCTCCGAGCTCTTACCTTTCCAGAAGAATAGCACCCTTCCATCTAGAGTACTAAGCTGGATTCAAAGTGTTGAACCTAGAACTACTCCACTTCCTGTGGTTATTATGCAGGAATGCCTCACTGTCTACATTAAGAAGCAG GTGGATCATATTGGCAAGCTTATACTgtcaaatttaatgaatgacTGGAGATTGATGGATGAACTTGCAGTGTTGCGTGCCATATACTTATTAGGATCAG GTGATCTGCTGCAGCACTTTCTGACTGTGATTTTCAATAAGCTGGACAAAGGGGAAAACTGGGATGATGATTTTGAGTTGAACACTCTATTACAG GAATCCATTAGAAATTCTGCTGATGGCAAATTACTAAGCGCCCCAGATTCATTGGAGGTCTTGATCACCGAAAGTCATGGTTCTAACAGTGATGAGCAACCTAGTATGGCTAACCTTGCATCAACTCCTCGTAAAAGTCATCCACATAGCTTTGGAATAGATGGTCTGGATTTACTGAAATTCACATACAAG GTCTCTTGGCCACTTGAACTTATTGCTAATATGGAAGCAATTAAAAAGTATAACCAG GTGATGGGCTTCTTGTTGAAAGTCAAGCGTGCCAAATTTGCACTTGATAAAGCTCGGAGGTGGATGTGGAAG GGTAGAAGCCTTGCAACAAACAGTCACAGTCACAAGCGCCATTGGTTAGTGGAACAGAAACTACTTCATTTTGTGGATGCCTTTCACCAATACGTAATGGACAGA GTATATCACAGTGCATGGCGTGAACTCTGTGAAGGTATGGCGGCTGCTGGATCTCTGGATGAAGTTATAGAAGTACACGAGGCTTACTTATTATCAATCCAGCGGCAATGCTTTGTGGCACCAGACAAACTG TGGGCTTTGATTGCCAGCCGTATCAACAGCATCCTTGGATTAGCTTTGGAGTTCTATTCCATTCAGCAGACTTTAAGTAGCAGTGGAGCAGTTTCTGCAATCAAGGCCAGATGTGAAATGGAAGTAGATAGAATTGAGAAACAATTTGATGATTGCATTGTTTTCCTCCTCAGA GTCCTTTCCTTCAAGCTAAATGTGGGGCACTTTCCTCATCTGGCTGATTTGGTTACAAGGATTAATTACAACTACTTCTACATGTCTGATAGTGGAAACCTAATGACTGCCCCTGGCTCTGAAGCAGGACTCGGCAGGACCTTTGCTAGTAGAACAGATTGA